The following proteins come from a genomic window of Montipora capricornis isolate CH-2021 chromosome 9, ASM3666992v2, whole genome shotgun sequence:
- the LOC138015726 gene encoding tetratricopeptide repeat protein 28-like — protein sequence MVYHNQDLSICKETEDPIGQAIACYHIGLVHEFFDSLSKALNYYRLSIHYFDETRGLLQSEDTWKISFRDKNGFAYTALWTTLLKNGEVDEALYAAEQGRAQALADILKMQYGIDENPTMRLTISLIMKDLPSQTVFTALEGNTISFWLLREDIGINFRQKKIENGSANSLMKSTFKQINAGTVERCKNRSLVRQRSEFSSSGEVAEETVQSLSFCVHSLQPLYDVLVNPIADLLEGDDLVFVPDGHFCQAPFSALSDSVRIRTIPSLTALRLIASAPDNFLSKNEVLLVGDPCLKEVTYGTGEPMHKQLPCAKKEVDMIGELLQTAPLTGKNATKAEVLKRMKSVALIHIAAHGDHGSGEIALAPNPERTSQIPKKEDYMLLLSDVQAVHLQARLVVLSCCHSGRGEVKSEGIVGIARAFLCAGARSVLVSLWAVDDEATFLFMKSFYQHLADRKSASKSLHHAMKSLRETKKYSAIKYWAPFVLIGDDVTFEFAQHEHEKNETMSKT from the exons ATGgtgtaccacaatcaagatcttagtatttgCAAGGAAACGGAGGACCCAATAGGGCAGGCAATAGCATGTTATCACATTGGTCTTGTTCATGAATTTTTTGACTCCTTGAGCAAAGCACTTAATTACTATCGACTAAGCATTcattattttgatgaaacaagggGTCTTCTTCAGTCAGAGGATACATGGAAAATTAGCTTTCGTGACAAAAATGGGTTTGCGTACACCGCTCTGTGGACAAcacttttgaagaatggagaggttgatgaggctttgtatgctgctgagcaaggacgagcacaggctttggcAGACATTTTGAAGATGCAATACGGCATCGATGAGAACCCCACAATGAGGTTAACTATCTCTCTGATTATGAAAgatctaccttcacaaactgttttcacagcacttgaagggaacacgatcagcttctggttgctAAGAGAAGACATCGGgataaattttagacaaaagaaaatcgaaaatggaaGTGCTAACTCTCTGATGAAGAGTACTTTTAAACAGATCAATGCTGGGACCGTTGAACGATGCAAGAATCGTTCGCTTGTCAGACAACGCAGTGAATTCTCGAGCAGTGGGGAGGTCGCTGAAGAAACCGTTCAGTCCTTGAGCTTCTGTGTGCACTCTTTGCAGCCTTTATATGATGTCTTAGTCAATCCTATTGCAGACTTGCTCGAGGGTGATGACTTAgtgtttgttcctgatggacacttttgccaggctcctttttctgcattgagtgactctgtcaggatccgcACAATTCCCTCACTGACTGCTTTAAGACTGATCGCAAGCGCACCTGACAACTTCCTAAGTAAGAATGAAGTACTGCTTGTAGGCGATCCATGCTTGAAGGAAGTCACTTATGGCACTGGTGAACCCATGCATAAACAGCTGCCATGTGCAAAAAAAGAGGTGGATatgattggagaacttctgcagactgcgcctcttacaggaaaaaatgcaaccaaagctgaggtgctgaaaagaatgaagtcagttgctttaatccacattgctgcacatgggGATCACGGatctggagaaattgctttggccccaaatcccgaACGCACATCCCAGATCCCCAAAaaggaagattacatgttattGTTGAGCGATGTTCAAGCAGTTCATCTtcaggcaagactggttgtgctGAGTTGCTGCCATAGTGGTCGGGGAgaggtaaaatctgagggtattgtgggaatagccagggctttcctgtgtgctggtgcccggtctgttctggtgtcactctgggccgTCGACGATGAGGCGACCTTCCTGTTCATGAAGAGTTTCTACCAACACTTGGCAGACAGAAAAAGTGCAAGTAAAAGTCTTCaccatgctatgaaatctcttcgaGAGACAAAGAAGTATTCCGCCAtaaaatactgggcgccatttgtgctaattggcgatgatgtcacctttGAATTTGCGCAACACGAACAtgaaaagaatg aaacgatgTCCAAAACGTGA